CGTGGTGCGTGGCGGCGGCGCGGTGCGCTACGGGCCACAGAACGTGGGCGGCATCATCAACTTCAGTACCCGCGCCATTCCCACCGGTGCCGGCCTGCACGGCGAAGCCGGCGTGCGCTACACCGCCTACGACCATGGCGGCGGCGACAGCACCCAGTACAACGCCTTCCTCGGCGGCACCGGCGACAACGGCCTGGGCGCGGCCCTGCTGTACTCCGGCCAGGACGGCCGTGGCTGGCGCCAGGGCAGCGATGACCGCTTCAACGACCTGGCGCTGAAGTTCGCCTACGCCATCGACGCGCAGCAGGAACTACGTGCCAAGTTGTCCTACTACGATGTGCGTTCGCTGACCCCGGGTGGCCTGACCCGCGCCCAGTACGAAGCTGATCCGTTCCAGAACACGCGCCCCACCGATTTCTGGAAAGGCCACCGCACCGGCATCGACCTGGGCTACACCAACACACTGTCGGCCAACAGCGAGTTCGAGGTGTTGGCCTATTACAACGAAAGCACCCGCGCCAGTTCGCTGATCAACGCCGCCAATACCCAGCTGACCGTGCAGCCGCGCGATTACCGTGTGCTCGGCATCGAGCCGCGCTACACCCAGCGCCTGCACTGGGGCGCCAGCGTGCACGACATCACCGCCGGCTACCGCTTCCTGCGCGAGCGCGGCAACGACCGCAGCTACACCGTCACCCGCCGCACCGGCGCGGCCAGCGCCACCAACCGCTTCGACAACGCCACCGACGCCCATGCGTTCTACATCGACGACCGCATCGCGATCGGCCAGTGGCGGATCACCCCGGGCGTGCGCATGGAATGGATCGACATGGACCGCCGCCAGGCCGGTGGCGCGACGACCTTCAGCAGCCGCAACGACAAGGCGCTGCCCTCGATCAACGTCGCCTACCTGCTGACTCCGCAGCTGACCGTGTTCGGCAACTACACCACCTCGTTCGGACCGGTGCAGAACATCCAGCTCAATTCGCAGACCGCCAGCAACCCGCTGAACCCGGAAGTGGCCAGGACCACCGAGCTGGGTGCGCGCTGGCAGGACGGCGCACTGCGCGCGGAGGTGACCGTGTTCAAGATGCGCTTCGACAACCAGATCCTGCAGGTGCCGGGCATCACCCCGCCCACCTTCCAGAACATCGGCGCCACCGACCACAAGGGTGTGGAGAGCGCGCTGGAGTACCACTTCGCCGATGACAGCGTGCTGACCGGGCTGGAGCTGTACGCCAACTACACCTGGACCAAGGCGATCCAGCAGTCCGGTGATAACCGCGGCCTGGACGTGCCTTTCTACTCGCGCGACACCGACAGCGTCGGTGCCCGCTACGCGCTGGCCGGCTGGACCTTCAATGTCTCCAGCACCCACCAGAGCGGCCAGTTCTCCGATGCGGCCAACACCTGGGATGAGACCGCCGACGCGCGCGTGGGCCGCGTGCCGGGCGTGCGCCTGTGGAATGCACAGGTGGCCTGGCAGGTGCCCGGCCTGGGCGACAGCGAGATCGCGCTGGGCGTGAACAACCTGGCCGACAAGCGCTGGTACACCCGCAACGTCGATGGCAACGCTGGCCGCATGGTGGCCGCGCCGCGCACCTTCTACGTGCAGGGCCGCTACCGCTTCTGACGCAGTAACCGCCCGATGCAGTGACGGTGGCGATCACGGTGGCGGCGTATCATGCCGCCACCATGTCATTGCCTGTTTCGCCATCGCGCCTGCATCTGGCCTTCCAGGGCCTGCGCCTGCGCCTGCGCGGCAGCGACCTGTGGTTCATCGCGCTTGCCCTGCTGGTCGGCCTGATCGCCGGCTACCTGACCCTGCTGCAGTCCGGCATCGCACGCTGGCTGCAGGGCACCCTGTACGGGCTGGACGACGGCATGCGCCTGAGTTCCCTGCCCTCGCTGACCTGGACCGCGCTGCTGGTCCTGCCACTGGGTGGCCTGCTGGTCGGCCTGGTCAGCCTGGCCGCGACCCGGCTCAAGCGGCCCCTGCTCGATGCGGTGGAAGCCAATGCCCTGCATGGCGGCCGCATGTCGATGCGCGACAACCTCATCGTGCTGACCCAGACCCTGTTGTCCAATGGCTGCGGCGCCTCGGTCGGGCTGGAGGCGTCGTATACGCAGATGGGCGCAGGCAGCGGCTCGCAACTGGGCCGGGTGATGCGCCTGCGCCGCAACGACGTGCGCATCCTGGTCGGCGCCGGTGCCGCCGGCGCCATCGCGGCCGCCTTCGGGGCGCCACTGGCCGGCGCGTTCTACGCCTTCGAGATCGTCATCGGCGCCTACACCCCGGCCGCGCTGGCGCCGGTGGCCGTCGCCGCGCTGGCCGGCGCGTTCGTGGCCGACCAGGCCGGCATCGAGGCCTACCTGCTACCGGCGGCCTCGACCATCGACGTGCGAGCCGCCGACTACGCCATCTACGGCCTGCTCGGCTGCTGCTGCGCGATGGTCGGCATCGCCATCATGCGCCTGATCGCCTCGATTGAAGGCACCGTCAAACGCAGCCCTCTGCCGGCCTGGGGACGGCCGGTGGTGGGCGGCCTGCTGCTGATTCCGCTGGCGCTGGCCAGCCCGCAGGTGCTGTCGTCCGGCCACGGCGCCCTGCACCTGGACCTGACCACGCATCTGCCACTGATCTGGATCGGCGGCCTGCTCACCCTGAAGTGCCTGGCCTCCGGCATCTCTCTCGGGTTCGGTTTCCGTGGCGGCCTGTTCTTCGCCTCGCTGTTCATGGGCACCCTGGTCGGCGCCCTGTTCGCCGGCCTGCTCGCCATGGCTACCGGCGTGCCGGTGATCGACGCCACCTCGGCCGCACTGGCCGGGATGGCCGCACTGGCCGCCGCCGTGGTCGGTGCGCCAATGACCATGGCCATGCTGGTGCTGGAAGGCACGCACGACTTCCTGCTGACCAGCGTGGTGATGAGCGCGGTACTGGTGTCCAGCACGCTGGTGCGGCAGTGGTTCGGCTACTCGTTCTCGACCTGGCGCATGCACCTGCGCGGTGAAACCATCAAGAGCGCCCGCGATGTCGGCTGGGTGCATAACCTCAATGCCGGCCGCCTGATGCGCAAGGGCGTGGCCACCGCACCGGCCGACCTCGATGTGGCCACCTTCCGCCAACGCTTTCCGCTGGGCTCGGGCACCCGGGTGATCCTGATCGACAGCGAGGGGCACTATGCCGGCATCGTGCAGATCCCACGGGTCTACAGCGATGGCGTGAAGCCGGAAGCCTTGATCGGCGAACTGGCCGAGAACCGCGACGTCTCGCTGGCACCGTCCTCCGACGTGGTCAGCGTGATGCAGCGCTTCGACCAGACCCAGGCCGACGAACTGGCCGTGGTCGCCGCCGACGGACAGGTGCTGGGCGTGGTCTCCGAAGCCTTCGTCCGCAAGCGCTACGCCGAGGAACTGGACAAGCGCCAACGCGAGCTGATGGGCGAGCGCGTCGAGGACACCGACTGACCCCGCAAAAAGGGGACGGAGGGGATTAAGTCGTTTCTGGCCCCCTCGAAATCCACGCATGGCGTGGATCTACTGTCACTTCGACGGGGTAGACTCCGGCCATGCGCTTCATTGAAACCTTCCAGGCCGGCCCCTTCGCCGACACCGTGGTCAGCCTGCTGGCCGCCTTCGTGCTGGGCACCCTGATCGGTGCCGAGCGCCAGTACCGGCAACGCACCGCCGGCCTGCGCACCAACGTACTGGTGGCGGTCGGCGCCGCCGCCTTCGTCGACCTGGGCATGCGCATCGCCGGCAGCGCCGAGGCGGTGCGCGTGATCTCCTACGTGGTCTCCGGTGTCGGCTTCCTCGGCGCCGGCGTGATCATGAAGGAAGGCATGAACGTGCGCGGCCTGAACACCGCCGCCACCCTGTGGTGCTCGGCGGCGGTGGGCAGCTGCACCGGCGCGGACATGCTGGCCGAAGGCGTGCTGCTGACCGTGCTGATCATCGCCGGCAACACGCTGCTGCGGCCGCTGGTGAATGCGATCAACCGCATTCCGATCAACGAGGCGGCGACCGAGGCCACCTACGAAGTGCGCTTGAGCGTGGATGCCGAAGCCGTGCCGCGGGTGCGCGAGCGCCTGGTCGATGCGCTGGAGGCTGCGCAGTACCCGGTCGGTGATGTGCAGGTGGTCGAGCATGCCGACGCGCCCACCGATGTGATCGCGGTACTGGTCAGCACAGCGGTCAGTGCCGACGAGCTGGACGTGGTGCTGGCGCGGATGGAACACGTGCCCGGCGTGCTGCACGCCACCTGGGAAGTCAGTACCCGCGATTGATTCATCCACGCATGGCGTGGTGCAGTAGATCCACGCCATGCGTGGATGCTCTTCTCTCACCCTCCCGCGATGCGCTGCTGGGCCCTCAACAACTTGCGGAACGAACCGCACTGGCGTGCATCCTGCGCTTCCGGACAAGCCGCCGCCCGCTGCAGGTGACGGCGTATCCGCTGCAGCTGGCTGATCTGTTGCTGCAGAACATCAGCCTGCGCCAGCAGGGCCTCGCGATCCAGCGTGAGGCATCCGCGCTGCGGCGGCAGCGATGCGCCGATCTGCTGCAGCGACAGCCCGGCCGCCTGGCCGAGGCCGATCAGCGCCAGCCGTTCCAGCACCTGCTCGTCGTACTGCCGGCGCAGGCCGCGACGGCCCAGGGCCTGCAACAACCCCAACTGCTCGTAGTAGCGCAGGGTCGAGGCCGGCACGCCACTGCGCTTCACCACCTCGCCGATATCCAGTTCACGCACGGGCTTGACCTCAAGTCGCCTTCAAGCATCAACCTATAGGCATCTTCCCGGCAGGACAAGGCCATGGCCAGTACTTCCCCCGTTGATCAGAATGCGCTCTGGAATGGCCCTGGCGGCCAGATCTGGGTCGCCCAGCAGGCCATCCTCGATGGCCTGTTCCAGCCGATGGCCGACCTGCTGGTCGCCGAACTTCCGGACACCGTCACGCAACTGCTCGATATCGGTTGCGGCACCGGCGCCAGCTTGCTGGCGTCAGCCGCCGCTCGCCCGGCGGCACACAGCACCGGCCTGGACATCTCCGCGCCGATGCTGGCGCTGGCCCGCCAGCGCGCCGAGGCGGTGGGACTGGACGCGGACTTCATCGTGGCCGACGCGCAGCGGCATCCGCTGCCGTCCGCGCACTTCGACTGGATCCAGTCACGGCTGGGCGTGATGTTCTTCGACGATACCGGGACTGCCTTCGCCAACCTGCACCGCGCGGCACGGCCGGGCGCCGGACTCCGCTTCATCGCCTGGCGCAGTGCCGACGAGAACCCATTCATGACTACGGCCGAGCGCGCCATTGGCGCTGAACTCGATCTACCACCCCGTGCGCCAGGAGCACCCGGGCAGTTCGCCTTTGCCGATGGCGGGCAGGTACAGCGGCATCTGCAGGCCGCCGGTTGGAAGGAGGTGGAGGTGGTTGCGGTGGACCTGCCCTGCTCGATCGCCCGCGAAGATCTGCCGAGCTATGTCGGCCAGCTGGGCCCATTGGGGCTGGCCCTGCGCGCAATGCCGGAAGACCGCGCCACCGTGCTCCGCGACCAGGCTCTGGCTGCATTCGCGCCATTCATCGAAGGCGACCGCGTTCGCGTGGATGCCGCCTGCTGGCTGATCCGCGCCCGCGCCTAGGAAAAGGGGACGGAGGGGATCAAGTCGTTCTTGCCCCGGCTGTGCCGGAAACGACTTGATCCCCTCCGTCCCCTCTTTCTTCTACAGCGCCTCGCCGGCGTCGGCCAGGCGCGATTCGATCAGGGCGTACCACTGCTGCAGCACGTCGA
This portion of the Stenotrophomonas sp. WZN-1 genome encodes:
- a CDS encoding TonB-dependent siderophore receptor encodes the protein MPTHAPQPARLPLAAALALCLFPAAGAFAQDGATTLDSIQVSGSWLGTGLHDSVKNFAGARTVVDRQRIEASGAASIGDAMRRIPGVQVTDNSGTAGSSVSLNIGVRGLTGRYSPRSTVLLDGVPLAVAPYGQPQLSFAPTSLSNIESIDVVRGGGAVRYGPQNVGGIINFSTRAIPTGAGLHGEAGVRYTAYDHGGGDSTQYNAFLGGTGDNGLGAALLYSGQDGRGWRQGSDDRFNDLALKFAYAIDAQQELRAKLSYYDVRSLTPGGLTRAQYEADPFQNTRPTDFWKGHRTGIDLGYTNTLSANSEFEVLAYYNESTRASSLINAANTQLTVQPRDYRVLGIEPRYTQRLHWGASVHDITAGYRFLRERGNDRSYTVTRRTGAASATNRFDNATDAHAFYIDDRIAIGQWRITPGVRMEWIDMDRRQAGGATTFSSRNDKALPSINVAYLLTPQLTVFGNYTTSFGPVQNIQLNSQTASNPLNPEVARTTELGARWQDGALRAEVTVFKMRFDNQILQVPGITPPTFQNIGATDHKGVESALEYHFADDSVLTGLELYANYTWTKAIQQSGDNRGLDVPFYSRDTDSVGARYALAGWTFNVSSTHQSGQFSDAANTWDETADARVGRVPGVRLWNAQVAWQVPGLGDSEIALGVNNLADKRWYTRNVDGNAGRMVAAPRTFYVQGRYRF
- a CDS encoding chloride channel protein, whose product is MSLPVSPSRLHLAFQGLRLRLRGSDLWFIALALLVGLIAGYLTLLQSGIARWLQGTLYGLDDGMRLSSLPSLTWTALLVLPLGGLLVGLVSLAATRLKRPLLDAVEANALHGGRMSMRDNLIVLTQTLLSNGCGASVGLEASYTQMGAGSGSQLGRVMRLRRNDVRILVGAGAAGAIAAAFGAPLAGAFYAFEIVIGAYTPAALAPVAVAALAGAFVADQAGIEAYLLPAASTIDVRAADYAIYGLLGCCCAMVGIAIMRLIASIEGTVKRSPLPAWGRPVVGGLLLIPLALASPQVLSSGHGALHLDLTTHLPLIWIGGLLTLKCLASGISLGFGFRGGLFFASLFMGTLVGALFAGLLAMATGVPVIDATSAALAGMAALAAAVVGAPMTMAMLVLEGTHDFLLTSVVMSAVLVSSTLVRQWFGYSFSTWRMHLRGETIKSARDVGWVHNLNAGRLMRKGVATAPADLDVATFRQRFPLGSGTRVILIDSEGHYAGIVQIPRVYSDGVKPEALIGELAENRDVSLAPSSDVVSVMQRFDQTQADELAVVAADGQVLGVVSEAFVRKRYAEELDKRQRELMGERVEDTD
- a CDS encoding MgtC/SapB family protein, whose translation is MRFIETFQAGPFADTVVSLLAAFVLGTLIGAERQYRQRTAGLRTNVLVAVGAAAFVDLGMRIAGSAEAVRVISYVVSGVGFLGAGVIMKEGMNVRGLNTAATLWCSAAVGSCTGADMLAEGVLLTVLIIAGNTLLRPLVNAINRIPINEAATEATYEVRLSVDAEAVPRVRERLVDALEAAQYPVGDVQVVEHADAPTDVIAVLVSTAVSADELDVVLARMEHVPGVLHATWEVSTRD
- a CDS encoding MerR family transcriptional regulator — protein: MRELDIGEVVKRSGVPASTLRYYEQLGLLQALGRRGLRRQYDEQVLERLALIGLGQAAGLSLQQIGASLPPQRGCLTLDREALLAQADVLQQQISQLQRIRRHLQRAAACPEAQDARQCGSFRKLLRAQQRIAGG
- a CDS encoding class I SAM-dependent methyltransferase yields the protein MASTSPVDQNALWNGPGGQIWVAQQAILDGLFQPMADLLVAELPDTVTQLLDIGCGTGASLLASAAARPAAHSTGLDISAPMLALARQRAEAVGLDADFIVADAQRHPLPSAHFDWIQSRLGVMFFDDTGTAFANLHRAARPGAGLRFIAWRSADENPFMTTAERAIGAELDLPPRAPGAPGQFAFADGGQVQRHLQAAGWKEVEVVAVDLPCSIAREDLPSYVGQLGPLGLALRAMPEDRATVLRDQALAAFAPFIEGDRVRVDAACWLIRARA